The Kitasatospora paranensis genome has a window encoding:
- a CDS encoding response regulator, with translation MPDAASPIRVLLVDDHQVVRRGLRTFLEVQDDIVVVGEAADGAEGVERARELHPDVVLMDLKMPGVDGIEALRTLKEEGSPARILIVTSFTEHRTVVPALRAGAAGYVYKDVDPEALAGAIRSVHAGHVLLQPELAAALLSDDGPRPAQGRGGSLTEREREVLGHIADGRSNREIARTLHLSEKTVKTHVSNILMKLDLADRTQAALWAVRNGEG, from the coding sequence GTGCCTGACGCCGCATCACCGATCCGCGTCCTGCTGGTCGACGACCACCAGGTCGTCCGGCGCGGCCTGCGCACCTTCCTGGAGGTGCAGGACGACATCGTCGTGGTCGGCGAGGCCGCCGACGGCGCCGAGGGCGTGGAGCGGGCCCGCGAACTGCACCCCGACGTCGTCCTGATGGACCTCAAGATGCCCGGCGTCGACGGCATCGAGGCGCTGCGGACGCTCAAGGAGGAGGGCAGCCCGGCCCGGATCCTGATCGTCACCAGCTTCACCGAGCACCGCACCGTCGTCCCCGCGCTGCGGGCCGGCGCCGCCGGGTACGTCTACAAGGACGTCGACCCGGAGGCGCTCGCCGGTGCCATCCGCTCCGTCCATGCAGGGCACGTGCTGCTCCAGCCCGAGCTCGCCGCGGCGCTGCTGTCCGACGACGGCCCGCGCCCGGCCCAGGGACGCGGCGGCAGCCTCACCGAGCGCGAGCGCGAGGTGCTCGGCCACATCGCCGACGGCCGGTCCAACCGCGAGATCGCCCGCACGCTCCACCTGTCGGAGAAGACGGTGAAGACGCACGTGTCGAACATCCTGATGAAGCTCGACCTCGCCGACCGCACCCAGGCGGCCCTGTGGGCCGTCCGCAACGGCGAGGGCTGA
- a CDS encoding 4a-hydroxytetrahydrobiopterin dehydratase: MSRTRLTEDEITAALAALPAWHREGESIVRTAETASFPTAIRVVDTVAVAAEELDHHPDIDIRWRTLRFVLSTHSAGGLTGLDTALAARIDEMLRTVS, translated from the coding sequence ATGAGCCGAACCCGGCTGACCGAGGACGAGATCACCGCCGCCCTGGCCGCCCTGCCGGCCTGGCACCGCGAGGGCGAATCGATCGTCCGCACCGCGGAGACCGCGAGCTTCCCCACCGCGATCCGGGTCGTCGACACCGTCGCCGTGGCCGCCGAGGAGCTCGACCACCACCCCGACATCGACATCCGCTGGCGCACCCTGCGGTTCGTCCTCTCCACCCACAGCGCCGGCGGACTGACCGGCCTGGACACCGCCCTCGCGGCCAGGATCGACGAGATGCTGCGGACCGTTTCCTGA
- a CDS encoding ABC transporter ATP-binding protein, with protein sequence MSDVLELVDVSVVREGRALIDQVSWSVAEGERWVILGPNGAGKTTLLQVASTYLFPTSGTTAVLGEKLGSVDVFELRARIGLASAAMFDKLPGEQTVLQTVLTAAWGMTATWHEQYDVSDETRALALLDRMGMAGYTTRRFGTLSEGERKRTLIARALMTDPELLLLDEPAAGLDLGGREDLVRRLGALAQDPYAPSMAMVTHHVEEIAPGFTHVLMIRQGKVLTAGPIDTELTARNLSLCFGLPLTLERHGDRWSAQGLPLG encoded by the coding sequence ATGAGCGACGTGCTGGAGCTGGTGGACGTATCCGTGGTCCGGGAGGGGCGCGCGCTGATCGACCAGGTCTCCTGGTCGGTCGCCGAGGGCGAGCGCTGGGTGATCCTGGGCCCGAACGGCGCCGGTAAGACGACCCTGCTCCAGGTCGCCTCCACCTACCTCTTCCCGACCTCCGGCACCACCGCCGTCCTGGGCGAGAAGCTCGGTTCGGTGGACGTCTTCGAGCTCCGGGCCCGGATCGGCCTCGCCAGCGCCGCGATGTTCGACAAGCTGCCCGGCGAGCAGACCGTCCTGCAGACGGTGCTCACCGCCGCCTGGGGCATGACCGCCACCTGGCACGAGCAGTACGACGTCAGCGACGAGACCCGGGCGCTCGCCCTGCTCGACCGGATGGGCATGGCCGGCTACACCACCCGCCGGTTCGGCACCCTCTCCGAGGGCGAGCGCAAGCGGACGCTGATCGCCCGCGCGCTGATGACCGACCCCGAGCTGCTGCTGCTCGACGAGCCCGCGGCCGGCCTGGACCTCGGCGGCCGCGAGGACCTCGTCCGCCGCCTCGGCGCGCTCGCCCAGGACCCGTACGCGCCGTCGATGGCGATGGTCACCCACCACGTCGAGGAGATCGCGCCCGGCTTCACCCACGTGCTGATGATCCGTCAGGGCAAGGTGCTGACCGCCGGTCCGATCGACACCGAGCTGACCGCCCGCAACCTGTCGCTCTGCTTCGGCCTGCCGCTGACCCTGGAGCGGCACGGCGACCGCTGGTCCGCGCAGGGCCTGCCGCTCGGCTGA
- a CDS encoding DUF1015 domain-containing protein, whose amino-acid sequence MSAPSADSGAEAPAGGPGDPGHVATAGLSLSPFRGLRYVPDRVGTLAAVTSPPYDVVDPGRRLDLETADPYNVVRLTLPRPEPEDSGDRPDRDTRYRHAARLLAQWQAQGVLAPDPVPALYVYEQRTHESGGGSVQRGLIGALAVSGREAGVVLPHEDVMPRPVADRVGLMRTTRANLEPLLLTYRGNGGAAGVVERAAAGAPLLATTTSDGTDHRLWAVTHPAELAEVTRDLATCRALIADGHHRWEMYLRLQREHRHLPRSPWDRGMVLLVDTARYPLRVRAIHRVLYRLPIADALAALDPHWQVKEVPGPLDTAMQTLAEAKRHGGTAFLLTAGDGTYRLVTDPDESLIARTVRTDRPEEWRRLDATVLHETLFEHTWRIPDAPDHIGYLHTARAAEQEAARSGGTAVLLHPVKEKVVRRLAEQGVTMPRKSTSFGPKPATGLVLRSLLLG is encoded by the coding sequence ATGAGTGCACCCAGTGCAGACAGCGGAGCCGAGGCTCCGGCGGGCGGCCCCGGCGATCCCGGGCACGTCGCGACCGCAGGCCTGTCCCTGTCCCCCTTCCGCGGTCTGCGGTACGTCCCCGACCGGGTCGGTACCCTCGCCGCCGTCACGTCCCCGCCGTACGACGTCGTCGACCCCGGCCGCCGGCTGGACCTGGAGACCGCCGACCCGTACAACGTCGTCCGCCTCACCCTGCCCCGCCCCGAACCGGAGGACAGCGGCGACCGGCCCGACCGTGACACCCGCTACCGGCACGCCGCCCGGCTCCTCGCCCAGTGGCAGGCACAGGGAGTCCTCGCCCCCGACCCGGTGCCCGCGCTGTACGTCTACGAGCAGCGCACCCACGAGTCCGGCGGCGGCAGCGTGCAGCGCGGACTGATCGGCGCCCTGGCCGTCAGCGGCCGCGAGGCCGGCGTGGTCCTGCCGCACGAGGACGTGATGCCCCGGCCGGTCGCCGACCGGGTCGGCCTGATGCGCACCACCCGGGCCAACCTCGAACCGCTGCTGCTCACCTACCGCGGCAACGGGGGCGCCGCGGGCGTCGTCGAACGCGCGGCGGCCGGCGCGCCGCTCCTCGCGACCACCACCAGCGACGGCACCGACCACCGGCTCTGGGCCGTCACCCACCCCGCCGAGCTCGCCGAGGTCACCCGCGACCTGGCCACCTGCCGGGCACTGATCGCCGACGGCCACCACCGGTGGGAGATGTACCTGCGGCTCCAGCGCGAGCACCGGCACCTGCCGCGCAGCCCCTGGGACCGCGGCATGGTGCTGCTCGTCGACACCGCCCGCTACCCGCTGCGGGTGCGGGCCATCCACCGGGTGCTCTACCGGCTGCCGATCGCCGACGCACTCGCCGCCCTCGACCCGCACTGGCAGGTCAAGGAGGTGCCCGGACCGCTCGACACCGCGATGCAGACCCTCGCGGAGGCGAAGCGGCACGGCGGCACCGCCTTCCTGCTCACCGCCGGCGACGGCACCTACCGGCTGGTCACCGACCCCGACGAGTCGCTGATCGCCCGGACCGTCCGGACCGACCGGCCCGAGGAGTGGCGCCGGCTCGACGCGACCGTGCTGCACGAGACGCTGTTCGAGCACACCTGGCGCATCCCGGACGCCCCCGACCACATCGGCTACCTGCACACCGCCCGGGCCGCCGAGCAGGAGGCCGCCCGCAGCGGCGGCACCGCCGTCCTGCTCCACCCGGTCAAGGAGAAGGTCGTCCGCCGGCTCGCCGAGCAGGGCGTCACGATGCCCCGCAAGTCGACGTCCTTCGGCCCCAAGCCCGCCACCGGCCTGGTGCTGCGCTCGCTCCTGCTGGGCTGA
- a CDS encoding PQQ-binding-like beta-propeller repeat protein has product MAQDPPRTFDQGHPHGDATGQQPSGYDHQQQAWYPQQPDQQPADPWGTAGGQAYPAGADQQQAWQPQPDAGWAQGHSAAGYADYYAGGQTPAQPAGDPYAPGGAYGGPAADPYATGGYESGNAYAPAGAYPTGEAYAPTEGYAPTDGYTATDGYAPTSHYAPADPYAGYGTGGTDQQAYRPDQSYQPHQPDQLYAPTGTDSGYTAYEPYQPAAEGHPDTSGTGFPPSAPVPPTVETGGGVSGGRTGQDGPDTGSGGPRSLVERAKAAAAAAVTADHSPGRRTLLIRAGAGVAALAVLVTAGVLAMSGGSSDKGGSVAGSDSAAARNFNVAHAKAWAVTPAAAGASAAPATTDDTLAGGWVTADAVVRADGSGVRAYALADGKPSWSVAAPADGAVPCALSPTVGASGLGVALFRTGADAKSPCTLLAAVDTKTGRTAWTKTLSDTKDAYAAHVAVLGDKVIAVGDDKVSAWAAADGKDLWQYGGPGKFCSLSGGASGATVLLHSNCADSTPADQAVALNAADGKLKWWRGLNNQPKTVTVLSAEPAVVATTGANATDDRVFAWGATGDPAAEIPVTGQAGRLDVSRGTFDAAPTVYFHGTSLIATLGPAEGGIPTAVTAYDLTTGKPQWTTVITEKRKARAVGLEADTGLLLAVDERLDQPAHISRFALTGGQETQGGAFPKGTGSLLSAGLVLNGTGKVVVLPEHAANFGSATAFQAKG; this is encoded by the coding sequence ATGGCTCAGGACCCTCCCCGGACCTTCGACCAGGGGCATCCGCACGGCGACGCCACCGGGCAGCAGCCCAGCGGCTACGACCACCAGCAGCAGGCGTGGTACCCGCAGCAGCCGGACCAGCAGCCGGCCGACCCCTGGGGGACGGCGGGCGGGCAGGCCTACCCGGCCGGCGCCGACCAGCAGCAGGCCTGGCAGCCCCAGCCGGACGCCGGCTGGGCCCAGGGCCACAGCGCTGCGGGCTACGCCGACTACTACGCGGGCGGTCAGACGCCGGCCCAGCCTGCCGGCGACCCGTACGCGCCGGGCGGCGCCTACGGCGGGCCCGCCGCCGACCCCTACGCGACCGGCGGCTACGAGTCCGGCAACGCCTACGCGCCGGCCGGGGCCTACCCGACCGGTGAGGCCTACGCGCCGACCGAGGGCTACGCGCCCACGGACGGATACACCGCCACGGACGGTTACGCCCCCACGAGCCATTACGCCCCCGCCGACCCGTACGCCGGCTACGGCACGGGCGGGACGGATCAACAGGCGTACCGGCCGGACCAGTCCTACCAGCCCCATCAGCCGGACCAGCTCTACGCGCCGACCGGCACCGACTCCGGGTACACCGCCTACGAGCCGTACCAGCCGGCCGCCGAAGGGCATCCGGACACCTCCGGCACCGGCTTCCCGCCGTCCGCGCCGGTACCGCCGACCGTCGAGACCGGCGGCGGCGTGTCCGGGGGCAGGACCGGCCAGGACGGCCCGGACACCGGGAGCGGTGGACCGCGCTCGCTCGTCGAGCGGGCGAAGGCGGCAGCGGCCGCCGCCGTCACGGCCGACCACTCCCCGGGCCGGCGCACCCTGCTGATCCGTGCGGGCGCCGGCGTCGCGGCCCTGGCCGTGCTGGTCACCGCCGGCGTGCTGGCCATGTCCGGCGGCAGCTCCGACAAGGGCGGCTCCGTGGCCGGCTCCGACTCCGCCGCCGCCCGCAACTTCAACGTCGCCCACGCCAAGGCCTGGGCGGTCACCCCGGCCGCCGCCGGCGCGTCCGCGGCCCCCGCGACCACCGACGACACCCTGGCCGGCGGCTGGGTCACCGCCGACGCGGTCGTCCGCGCCGACGGTTCCGGCGTCCGCGCCTACGCCCTCGCCGACGGCAAGCCGAGCTGGTCCGTCGCCGCCCCGGCGGACGGCGCCGTGCCCTGCGCGCTCTCCCCGACCGTCGGCGCCTCCGGGCTCGGCGTCGCCCTCTTCCGGACGGGCGCCGACGCCAAGAGCCCCTGCACCCTGCTCGCCGCCGTCGACACCAAGACCGGCCGGACCGCCTGGACGAAGACCCTGTCCGACACCAAGGACGCCTACGCCGCGCACGTCGCCGTGCTCGGCGACAAGGTGATCGCGGTCGGCGACGACAAGGTGTCCGCCTGGGCCGCGGCCGACGGCAAGGACCTGTGGCAGTACGGCGGACCGGGCAAGTTCTGCAGCCTCTCCGGCGGCGCGAGCGGCGCCACCGTGCTGCTGCACAGCAACTGCGCCGACAGCACCCCCGCCGACCAGGCCGTCGCCCTCAACGCGGCCGACGGCAAGCTGAAGTGGTGGCGCGGGCTGAACAACCAGCCCAAGACCGTGACGGTGCTCTCGGCCGAACCCGCGGTGGTCGCCACCACCGGTGCGAACGCCACCGACGACCGGGTCTTCGCCTGGGGCGCGACCGGCGACCCGGCCGCGGAGATCCCGGTCACCGGCCAGGCCGGCCGGCTGGACGTCTCCCGCGGCACCTTCGACGCCGCGCCCACCGTCTACTTCCACGGCACCTCGCTGATCGCCACGCTCGGTCCGGCCGAGGGCGGCATCCCGACGGCCGTCACCGCCTACGACCTCACCACCGGCAAGCCGCAGTGGACGACCGTCATCACGGAGAAGCGCAAGGCCCGCGCGGTCGGCCTGGAGGCCGACACCGGGCTGCTGCTCGCCGTCGACGAGCGGCTCGACCAGCCCGCGCACATCAGCCGCTTCGCGCTCACCGGCGGCCAGGAGACCCAGGGCGGTGCCTTCCCCAAGGGCACCGGCTCGCTGCTCTCCGCGGGCCTGGTGCTCAACGGCACCGGCAAGGTCGTCGTGCTCCCCGAGCACGCGGCGAACTTCGGCAGCGCCACCGCCTTCCAGGCCAAGGGCTGA
- a CDS encoding HNH endonuclease has protein sequence MRNTLVLNASYEPLTTVSLQRAVVLVLQDKAVVEHAHPLRMVRGTGVAVPVPRVIRLNRYVRVPFRQRAPWSRRGVLVRDQHLCAYCGRRGTTVDHLVPRSRGGADSWLNTVAACSEDNQRKADRTPEQAGMRLLRQPFEPTPEATLMSALGLRDGELADLAPWLPATA, from the coding sequence ATGCGCAACACACTGGTGCTCAACGCGAGCTACGAACCACTGACGACGGTGTCGCTGCAGCGCGCCGTGGTGCTCGTCCTGCAGGACAAGGCAGTCGTGGAGCACGCGCATCCGCTGCGGATGGTGCGCGGCACCGGCGTGGCCGTCCCGGTGCCGCGGGTGATCAGGCTCAATCGCTACGTGCGGGTGCCGTTCCGACAACGCGCTCCGTGGTCCCGGCGCGGCGTGCTCGTCCGGGACCAGCACCTGTGCGCCTACTGCGGCCGCCGGGGGACCACCGTCGACCACCTCGTGCCGCGCTCCCGCGGCGGCGCGGACAGCTGGCTCAACACCGTCGCCGCCTGCTCGGAGGACAACCAGCGCAAGGCCGACCGGACACCGGAGCAGGCCGGGATGCGGTTGCTGCGGCAGCCGTTCGAGCCGACCCCGGAGGCGACCCTGATGTCCGCCCTCGGGCTGCGCGACGGCGAGCTCGCCGACCTCGCGCCCTGGCTGCCCGCCACCGCCTAG
- a CDS encoding NfeD family protein, protein MDSWIWWLLAAVGLGIPLVITAMPEFAMFSVGAGAAAATAALGAGVVAQFLVFVGVSVALLVFVRPIAYRQLQKGPQIRTGVEALVGASALVQEKVDGEGGRIKLNGEIWSARALDPGRVYEPGQQVDVVEIQGATALVV, encoded by the coding sequence GTGGACAGCTGGATCTGGTGGCTCCTGGCCGCCGTCGGCCTCGGCATACCGCTGGTGATCACCGCGATGCCCGAGTTCGCCATGTTCTCGGTGGGCGCCGGCGCGGCCGCGGCGACGGCGGCGCTCGGCGCCGGCGTGGTGGCGCAGTTCCTGGTCTTCGTCGGGGTGTCGGTCGCCCTGCTGGTGTTCGTCCGGCCCATCGCCTACCGCCAGTTGCAGAAGGGTCCGCAGATCCGTACCGGCGTCGAGGCGCTGGTGGGCGCGAGCGCGCTCGTACAGGAGAAGGTCGACGGGGAGGGCGGCCGGATCAAGCTCAACGGCGAGATCTGGTCGGCCCGGGCGCTCGACCCCGGCCGTGTCTACGAGCCGGGGCAGCAGGTCGACGTCGTCGAAATCCAGGGCGCCACCGCCCTGGTCGTCTAG
- a CDS encoding SPFH domain-containing protein yields the protein MEPVLIVLVVLVVVAFIALIKTIQVIPQASAAIVERFGRYTRTLSAGLNIVVPFIDTIRNRIDLREQVVPFPPQPVITSDNLVVNIDTVIYYQVTDPRAATYEVASYIQAIEQLTVTTLRNIIGSMDLESTLTSREVINAGLRGVLDEATGRWGIRVNRVELKAIEPPTSIQDSMEKQMRADRDKRAAILTAEGARQAQILRAEGEKQAAVLQAEGEAQAAVLKADGEAAAIRTVFEAIHDGDADQKLLAYQYLQTLPQLAQGDSNKLWIIPSEVGDALKGLGGAFSGIAGNGNGNGNGSGPSVPRPVDTANKSTARPRVEPTREYPKIDPE from the coding sequence GTGGAACCCGTCCTCATCGTGCTGGTCGTCCTGGTCGTGGTGGCCTTCATCGCGCTGATCAAGACGATTCAGGTGATCCCGCAGGCCAGCGCGGCGATCGTCGAGCGCTTCGGCCGCTACACCCGCACCCTGAGCGCGGGCCTCAACATCGTGGTGCCGTTCATCGACACCATCCGCAACCGGATCGACCTGCGCGAGCAGGTCGTGCCGTTCCCGCCGCAGCCGGTCATCACCTCGGACAACCTCGTCGTCAACATCGACACCGTCATCTACTACCAGGTGACCGACCCGCGCGCCGCCACCTACGAGGTCGCCAGCTACATCCAGGCGATCGAGCAGCTCACCGTCACGACGCTGCGCAACATCATCGGCTCGATGGACCTGGAGTCCACCCTGACCTCCCGCGAGGTCATCAACGCTGGCCTGCGCGGCGTCCTGGACGAGGCCACCGGCCGGTGGGGCATCCGCGTCAACCGCGTCGAGCTGAAGGCGATCGAGCCGCCGACCTCCATCCAGGACTCGATGGAGAAGCAGATGCGCGCCGACCGCGACAAGCGCGCCGCGATCCTCACCGCCGAAGGCGCCCGGCAGGCCCAGATCCTGCGCGCCGAGGGCGAGAAGCAGGCCGCTGTCCTGCAGGCCGAGGGAGAGGCGCAGGCCGCGGTGCTGAAGGCCGACGGTGAGGCCGCCGCGATCCGGACGGTCTTCGAGGCGATCCACGACGGCGACGCCGACCAGAAGCTGCTCGCCTACCAGTACCTGCAGACCCTGCCGCAGCTCGCCCAGGGCGACTCCAACAAGCTGTGGATCATCCCCAGCGAGGTCGGTGACGCGCTCAAGGGCCTCGGCGGGGCCTTCAGCGGCATCGCCGGAAACGGCAACGGCAACGGCAACGGATCCGGGCCGAGCGTCCCGCGCCCGGTCGACACCGCGAACAAGTCGACCGCCCGTCCGCGGGTCGAGCCCACTCGCGAGTACCCGAAGATCGACCCCGAGTGA
- a CDS encoding HAD-IIA family hydrolase, which yields MTEEYDTALLDLDGVVYAGPDAVEHAVESLEAARSAGMRLAYVTNNASRPPRAVAAHLTELGVPAEASDVINSAQAAARLLAEKVPAGSKVLVVGGAGLEEALAERGLVAVRSMAEHPVAVVQGFDPSVGWQHLAEASYAVAAGLPWVASNTDLTVPTGRGIAPGNGSLVAAVRTATGAEPEVAGKPLPPMHRETVIRTGAKRPLVVGDRLDTDIEGAYNGGVDSLLVFTGVTTPAQLLSAPAHHRPTYLAADLRGLLTGQPEVSAAGDGFGCGGWTARAADGVLQLSGTGDRYDGLRALCAAAWTALDAADGGRPVDGRKALAELGF from the coding sequence CTGACCGAGGAGTACGACACCGCGCTGCTGGACCTGGACGGCGTGGTGTACGCCGGTCCGGACGCTGTGGAGCACGCGGTGGAGTCGCTGGAGGCGGCCCGTTCGGCCGGGATGCGGCTCGCCTACGTCACCAACAACGCCTCGCGGCCGCCGCGGGCGGTGGCGGCGCACCTGACCGAGCTGGGTGTGCCGGCCGAGGCGTCGGATGTGATCAACTCGGCGCAGGCGGCCGCCCGGCTGCTCGCCGAGAAGGTCCCGGCCGGGTCGAAGGTCCTGGTCGTGGGCGGTGCGGGCCTGGAGGAGGCGCTGGCCGAGCGGGGCCTGGTCGCCGTGCGGTCGATGGCGGAGCACCCGGTCGCCGTGGTGCAGGGCTTCGATCCGTCGGTGGGCTGGCAGCACCTGGCGGAGGCCTCGTACGCGGTGGCGGCGGGGCTGCCGTGGGTGGCCTCCAACACCGATCTGACGGTGCCGACCGGCCGGGGCATCGCGCCGGGCAACGGTTCGCTGGTGGCGGCGGTGCGGACGGCCACCGGTGCCGAGCCGGAGGTCGCGGGCAAGCCGCTGCCGCCGATGCACCGTGAGACGGTGATCCGGACGGGGGCGAAGCGGCCGCTGGTGGTCGGCGACCGCCTGGACACCGACATCGAGGGCGCCTACAACGGGGGCGTCGACAGCCTGCTGGTGTTCACCGGGGTCACCACCCCGGCCCAGCTGCTGTCCGCGCCTGCGCACCACCGTCCGACCTATCTCGCGGCGGACCTGCGCGGACTGCTCACCGGGCAGCCGGAGGTGTCGGCGGCCGGGGACGGCTTCGGGTGCGGCGGCTGGACGGCCCGGGCGGCCGACGGCGTGCTGCAACTGTCCGGGACGGGGGATCGCTACGACGGGCTGCGGGCGCTCTGCGCGGCTGCCTGGACGGCGCTCGACGCGGCGGACGGCGGGCGGCCCGTGGACGGCCGGAAGGCGCTCGCCGAGCTCGGGTTCTGA
- a CDS encoding alkyl sulfatase C-terminal domain-containing protein, with protein sequence MASTDECREALEQLSRNMARSDGDVRKAAALDRSLSCHLTDLGLTFTGRLRDGRIADVVERPGPPAEKADIRLTMTGDDLVALVGGHLNFASAWAAGRVRLEAGIRDLLRLRTLL encoded by the coding sequence ATGGCCAGCACGGACGAGTGCCGCGAGGCGCTGGAGCAGCTCAGCCGCAACATGGCCCGGTCGGACGGCGACGTCCGGAAGGCCGCGGCCCTCGACCGCTCGCTCAGCTGCCACCTCACCGACCTCGGCCTCACGTTCACCGGCCGCCTGCGGGACGGCCGGATCGCCGACGTCGTGGAGCGCCCCGGCCCGCCCGCCGAGAAGGCCGACATCCGGCTCACCATGACCGGCGACGACCTCGTCGCCCTGGTCGGCGGGCACCTCAACTTCGCCTCTGCCTGGGCGGCCGGACGGGTCCGCCTGGAGGCCGGGATCCGCGACCTGCTGCGACTGCGCACCCTGCTCTGA
- a CDS encoding tetratricopeptide repeat protein, whose protein sequence is MGSGQERLDGTGGAGAPDGEVYDWFRRGVQLLDERHPAAAVQLLARAAEAEPLSRSIREALARAQFDAGSYAAALENFRAVALADPSDDYAQFGWGVAAARLGDFESSAEHLALAVAMRPDNAHYRAALRQTRATRAARAGAFGPLQPGAPGYLAPPEDPAGRP, encoded by the coding sequence ATGGGCAGCGGACAGGAACGGCTGGACGGGACCGGGGGTGCGGGGGCGCCCGACGGCGAGGTGTACGACTGGTTCCGGCGCGGGGTGCAACTGCTGGACGAGCGGCACCCGGCCGCTGCGGTGCAGTTGCTGGCGCGGGCGGCGGAGGCCGAACCGCTGTCCCGGTCGATCCGGGAGGCGCTGGCGCGGGCGCAGTTCGACGCGGGCTCCTACGCGGCCGCGCTGGAGAACTTCAGGGCCGTGGCGCTGGCCGATCCGTCGGACGACTACGCTCAGTTCGGATGGGGCGTGGCGGCGGCCCGGCTCGGCGACTTCGAGTCGTCGGCCGAGCACCTGGCGCTGGCGGTCGCGATGCGGCCGGACAACGCGCACTACCGGGCGGCGCTGCGGCAGACCCGGGCGACGCGGGCCGCGCGTGCGGGCGCCTTCGGGCCGCTCCAGCCGGGTGCGCCGGGCTACCTGGCTCCGCCGGAGGATCCGGCCGGCCGGCCCTGA
- a CDS encoding sulfite exporter TauE/SafE family protein, which produces MTVWEGLAVLLAGVAAGTINTIVGSGTLITFPVLLALGLPPVTANVSNTLGLVPGSISGAIGYRRELAGQRRRLLRLGTGSLIGGLLGAWLLVVLPGKAFGAIVPVLILLALVLVVLQPRVARAMAARRRATDGPAPEAGPLLFAGVLLAGVYGGYFGAAQGVLLLALMGMLLQDDMQRINATKNVLAVIVNGVAAVFFLFVADIDWTAVMLIAVGSVAGGQLGARLGRRLPPPVLRSAIVVVGLAAVTRLLLG; this is translated from the coding sequence ATGACGGTCTGGGAGGGCCTCGCGGTCCTGCTGGCAGGCGTCGCCGCCGGCACCATCAACACCATCGTCGGCTCCGGCACGCTCATCACCTTCCCGGTGCTGCTCGCCCTCGGCCTGCCGCCGGTCACCGCCAACGTCTCGAACACCCTCGGCCTCGTCCCGGGCTCGATCTCCGGCGCCATCGGCTACCGCCGCGAACTCGCGGGCCAGCGCCGCCGCCTGCTCCGCCTCGGCACCGGCTCGCTGATCGGCGGACTGCTCGGCGCCTGGCTGCTCGTCGTGCTGCCCGGCAAGGCGTTCGGCGCCATCGTCCCCGTGCTCATCCTGCTCGCGCTCGTCCTCGTCGTCCTCCAGCCCCGGGTCGCCCGCGCCATGGCCGCCCGCCGCCGCGCCACCGACGGCCCCGCGCCCGAGGCCGGCCCGCTGCTGTTCGCCGGGGTCCTGCTGGCCGGCGTCTACGGCGGCTACTTCGGCGCCGCCCAGGGCGTCCTGCTGCTCGCCCTGATGGGCATGCTGCTCCAGGACGACATGCAGCGGATCAACGCCACCAAGAACGTGCTCGCCGTGATCGTCAACGGCGTCGCCGCCGTCTTCTTCCTCTTCGTCGCCGACATCGACTGGACGGCCGTGATGCTGATCGCCGTCGGCTCGGTGGCCGGGGGCCAGCTCGGCGCCCGGCTCGGCCGCCGGCTGCCGCCGCCCGTCCTGCGCTCCGCGATCGTGGTGGTCGGCCTGGCCGCCGTCACCCGGCTGCTGCTCGGCTGA